In Pseudomonas sp. P5_109, the genomic window GAACGGGTTTCCGGATCAACGTAAGTCGGTTGTGTCGAGCTCTTGGACTCCGGGTCAGCGAGCTGGCCCTCGATCTTCTTCAGGTTCCCCAGGATTTCCGGTGTACGGCGGACGATGAACACCGGCTGGCCGCGCCACTCAGCAATCATCTGCTGGCCTGGCTCGACTTTGCTGACATTCACTTTCACCGGTGCACCTGCGGCTTTCGCCTTGGCACTGGGAAACCATGACCCCACGAACGGGACCGCAGCCCCCACCGCTCCTGCAGCACCCACCACGGATGTGGCTGCTACCAAGAAGCGACGCCGGCCTGTATTCACGCCGTCATTGCTCATTCAGTCCTCTCCCATCAGCTTTGTGGCCTGTTAAATCAGGCATCTACTAAGTAAATCTATGTACTTATAAAAATTTTGCCGAATGGTAATGAAAAGCCCCAATTCTGACAAGGTAATTACCGGAGCCCATCACCCCCAAGCCTTGTAGTATAGGGCGTCTGCGGATGTGGCAAGTTGTCACAGCGCAATTCTTTGATAAATCGCAGACATAAAAAAACGCCCAGCTCCGTGAGGAAACTGGGCGTTCTTTTTTGAACGTGAAAGCGAATTAACGCTTCGAGTACTGCGGACGCTTACGCGCTTTACGCAGACCGACTTTCTTACGTTCAACTTCACGAGCATCGCGGGTTACGAAGCCGGCTTTACGCAGGGCGCTGCGCAGAGTCTCGTCGTAGTCCATCAGAGCGCGAGTGATGCCGTGGCGGATTGCGCCAGCTTGACCACTCACACCACCGCCGATCACGGTGACGTAGATGTCGAACTTCTCGACAGTCTCAGTCAATTCCAGCGGCTGACGAACTACCATGCGGGCAGTTTCGCGGCCGAAGAAATTATCCAGCGAACGGTTGTTGATGGAGATGTTACCAGTACCCGGACGCAGGAAAACGCGTGCGGTTGCGGTCTTGCGACGGCCAGTGCCGTAATTTTGAGTCGCCGACATAATGTACTATTCCGTTAAAACTTCAGTTCTTGGGGCTGCTGAGCAGTATGTGGGTGTGCAGCGCCCGCATAGACTTTCAGCTTACGGTACATGTCGCGACCCAGCGGGTTCTTAGGCAGCATGCCTTTGACCGCGGTCTCGATCACGCGCTCAGGGGCCTTGGCGATCAGCTTTTCAAAGTTGATCGACTTGATGCCGCCCGGGAAACCGGAGTGGGAGTAGTACATTTTGTCAGTGGTTTTAGCACCGGTAACACGGATCTGCTCAGCGTTGATTACGACGATGTAGTCGCCGGTGTCAACGTGAGGAGTGTACTCAGGCTTGTGCTTGCCACGCAGACGGCTCGCGATTTCGGTGGCCAGACGACCCAGGGTCTGACCAGCAGCGTCGACGACAAACCAGTCGCGCTTTACTGTTTCCGGTTTAGCAGTAAAAGTCTTCATTCTTTATAGCCTCAGGGGCCGCCCTGTAAATTAGACGGCGGATCTTACTGAATAGTGCGTACTTTGACAAGTCAAAGGCAGCCGGATACAGACGCTTTCGGGGGCTCGGGTCGGCGCGTCCGTTCAACGGCAAGATTCTTCGGCGGCGGCGCATCACTTCCACTGCAGAAAGAGGTGCGCAATTATGCAGATTGCGAAAAATAATTCAACCTGCTTTTATGATTGTTTTGCCCAAGGAGCACCCGATGGACTATCGCCAGCTAGGCCGCACCAATCTGAACGTGAGTGCCCTCTGCCTCGGAACCATGACCTGGGGCGAGCAAAACAGCGAGGCAGACGC contains:
- the petA gene encoding ubiquinol-cytochrome c reductase iron-sulfur subunit; translated protein: MSNDGVNTGRRRFLVAATSVVGAAGAVGAAVPFVGSWFPSAKAKAAGAPVKVNVSKVEPGQQMIAEWRGQPVFIVRRTPEILGNLKKIEGQLADPESKSSTQPTYVDPETRSIKPEVLLLIGICTHLGCSPTFRPEVAPADLGKDWVGGYFCPCHGSHYDLAGRVYKSQPAPLNLPVPPHSYETDEIIIIGVDTEKA
- the rpsI gene encoding 30S ribosomal protein S9 — its product is MSATQNYGTGRRKTATARVFLRPGTGNISINNRSLDNFFGRETARMVVRQPLELTETVEKFDIYVTVIGGGVSGQAGAIRHGITRALMDYDETLRSALRKAGFVTRDAREVERKKVGLRKARKRPQYSKR
- the rplM gene encoding 50S ribosomal protein L13, which gives rise to MKTFTAKPETVKRDWFVVDAAGQTLGRLATEIASRLRGKHKPEYTPHVDTGDYIVVINAEQIRVTGAKTTDKMYYSHSGFPGGIKSINFEKLIAKAPERVIETAVKGMLPKNPLGRDMYRKLKVYAGAAHPHTAQQPQELKF